One genomic region from Spirosoma sp. KCTC 42546 encodes:
- a CDS encoding DUF488 family protein: MAIFAIMLYYRRKILLALLQAFDGQLGKTDLQKLLLLVSKLQSKPSFDFVPHRFGCYSYQSSWDLRALKAYGIVSESDTGWHITKVENYQGMLTHDDKSHINHIARVYKNHSTDQLIKATYLKYPYYAIRSEKAPQILNVEELKRVEQYASTNQDKALFTIGYEGITIEAYFNKLIRNNVKVLCDVRRNALSQKMGFSKTTLNSVCTSLGIKYIHIPNLGIPSEKRQNLKTQKDYDVLFAEFENIYLVNQTDNLYGILSLLDKYSRVALTCFEAAPCQCHRSKVAKAITELPEWSYELKHL; encoded by the coding sequence ATGGCTATTTTTGCAATCATGCTGTATTACCGTAGAAAAATATTGTTAGCACTTCTGCAAGCCTTTGATGGTCAATTAGGTAAGACTGACCTTCAAAAATTACTGTTGTTAGTCTCAAAGTTGCAGAGTAAACCTTCATTTGATTTTGTGCCGCACCGATTTGGCTGTTACTCCTATCAATCAAGTTGGGACTTAAGGGCTTTAAAAGCTTACGGTATAGTGTCTGAATCAGATACAGGTTGGCATATTACAAAAGTTGAAAATTATCAAGGGATGTTGACTCACGATGACAAATCTCATATCAATCATATAGCACGGGTATATAAGAACCACAGTACAGACCAACTTATTAAGGCAACATATCTTAAATATCCCTACTACGCGATAAGAAGCGAGAAGGCCCCCCAAATCTTAAATGTAGAAGAGTTGAAGAGAGTAGAGCAATATGCTTCAACTAATCAAGATAAGGCCCTCTTCACGATAGGTTACGAGGGAATCACAATTGAAGCATACTTTAATAAGCTTATTCGTAATAATGTAAAAGTACTTTGTGATGTACGTCGTAATGCCTTGAGTCAAAAAATGGGCTTTTCCAAAACAACATTAAACAGTGTATGTACGTCGTTGGGTATTAAATATATTCATATTCCAAACTTAGGTATTCCCTCAGAAAAGAGACAGAATTTGAAAACCCAAAAGGATTATGATGTTTTATTCGCTGAATTTGAGAACATATATTTAGTAAATCAAACAGATAATCTGTACGGCATCTTGTCGTTACTTGACAAATACAGCCGGGTGGCTTTGACGTGTTTTGAAGCAGCTCCTTGTCAGTGCCATAGAAGTAAAGTAGCCAAAGCAATTACCGAACTACCAGAATGGTCTTATGAATTGAAACATCTTTAA
- a CDS encoding response regulator: MATQILLIEDDVQIRENIEELLMLQGFQVETATNGREGISQAMLKPPDLILCDIMMPEVDGYQVLEVVRNNRSIATVPFIFLTAKSDLADMRRGMDLGADDYLTKPFTLENLLRTIASRLQREALRKADLTTRLEKYRHTLASVTAHEYNTALAGIIGFSSLLIDDFQQFNSEETVSMVTMIKLSGLRLKRSLDNIQLMDVLQQVDPFHIDYNYFSTGCATITAALADTYMLAVEHRQDREIAYQLDVESAPLQISEENLKICLGELLDNAVKFSGSTQTVRLVGKPDGTDYCFTFTNKGQPFKEEYCDQIAPYKQFDRNKYEQQGFGLGLSIVKRILELNHGRLTIESPSEGETTVSMWIPQVVA, from the coding sequence ATGGCTACTCAAATCTTACTCATTGAAGACGATGTTCAGATACGGGAAAACATAGAAGAACTACTGATGTTGCAGGGATTTCAGGTAGAAACCGCTACCAATGGTCGGGAAGGGATAAGTCAGGCCATGTTGAAACCACCCGATCTGATCCTTTGTGATATCATGATGCCAGAGGTTGATGGATACCAGGTACTGGAAGTAGTTCGAAATAATCGGTCGATTGCTACGGTGCCGTTTATATTCCTAACGGCTAAATCAGACCTGGCCGATATGCGCCGGGGAATGGATCTGGGGGCAGATGATTACCTGACAAAACCTTTTACGCTGGAGAACTTACTGCGCACAATTGCAAGTCGTTTGCAGCGGGAAGCCTTGCGAAAAGCGGACTTAACTACCCGGTTAGAAAAATATCGGCACACCTTAGCCTCCGTTACGGCACACGAATATAATACAGCCCTTGCCGGCATCATTGGCTTTTCTTCCTTATTGATTGATGATTTTCAACAATTTAATAGCGAAGAAACGGTATCCATGGTGACAATGATTAAGCTAAGCGGCCTGCGCCTAAAACGATCATTAGATAACATTCAACTAATGGATGTCTTGCAGCAGGTTGATCCATTCCATATTGATTATAATTATTTTTCAACGGGATGTGCAACCATAACAGCAGCCCTAGCTGACACGTACATGCTGGCGGTTGAGCATCGGCAGGACCGGGAGATTGCCTATCAGCTTGATGTGGAAAGCGCTCCGCTCCAGATTTCGGAGGAGAACCTTAAAATATGTTTGGGAGAGTTACTCGATAATGCCGTTAAGTTCTCCGGCTCAACGCAAACCGTTCGGCTGGTGGGCAAGCCTGATGGAACAGACTATTGCTTTACCTTCACAAATAAAGGACAACCCTTTAAGGAAGAATACTGCGATCAGATAGCTCCCTACAAACAATTTGATCGAAATAAGTACGAGCAGCAGGGCTTTGGCCTGGGGTTATCCATTGTTAAACGGATTTTAGAATTAAACCACGGTCGATTAACCATTGAAAGCCCATCAGAAGGTGAAACGACCGTATCTATGTGGATACCGCAGGTGGTTGCCTGA
- a CDS encoding PAS domain S-box protein, translating into MEKLLEFWFDASLQGVAFLEPVRNSQCEVTDFCYRRVNTAFAHLLRQTKEELVGHIVRKVYEPTLENDFFHPLVAVLQTGEAQRLLKQYRLDGETVWHDVTLTRLDDLVMVNVQDVSEQKKSEYNLQRHLAMESILSAVASRFITLKTEEVDDYIVNALGQVSEYIGAERASVFIYSNDYQEGRCLHEWCAPRIAYRKSKIQTRPRECFDWMRPTLEKGETIRLQVDKLSPESIHEKAFFEFISVNSMIAIPLLQEQKTQGFVGFYTINKPQAWDQNVVSLLETFSTLVANVLYRLKQEAAIQRANHRLEGLHAIDQALLNHRLADQSPLSIAMNYMHFMVPCNRITVSQINSATGQIVVKCRVLEGKLDMNPELTVASHSLYERFLRNHKPNQPIYYPDLETDSTGIPDEINPYLRGSRSLVIIPLYRQEECIGGFSLSSINPHFFTEEYQQIAQELAGPLAVVLYQQQLDDQLKHYTEQLEQRVEERTGEIRRLSTLHQAILRHAGQAIISTDIHGVIQTANQASENLLGYRVDELIGRMAYLEPGSPSNPLPTIAYRLGEQALPLANIFADALATQGYFYCECVAITKVGYRVPILLAASALQDGDGVTIGYVGISTDISALKTAEVKLQRKNQELNTFFEGALDMHCISDSEGNIAEVNRAFQATLGYSAAELKSILFLHLIHPDEQKFVYKNLLIDILRQPVRNQINRMRRKDGNYRVIEWNAIGIDNVVYGSARDITERQENEIQLRSLNQRLKLATQAAGQGIWEIDMENDRVIWDDRVWEIFGLAPGRPYLSYQEFVSKIHPDDRPPFLERHNFKWPEDTILNVTRIVRPDGVVRYVKASGKVIRNEQEKPIRRIGVIWDVTEQERAEAALRESEQRFREIAENVDEVFWIHSANPFRLLYVNPAYERVWNTSFERLHENPYSFMDTVLKEDLAAVRHLVEQYKAGEEGQLYFRLKEKNKSVRWLFVRTFIIRDEAGTAIRQIGIINDVTSQKEKELVLQQALAREQELNQLKSQFVSTASHEFRTPLTTIQSSVDLIRLYLDLPVAKAQVSIQKHLAVIEKEIDQFSNLLTDILTIGRIEAGKISFRPKQVDIVSVCKEIIATHFNQRGDNRTVQFTVEGIPRQVFIDAKLISHVMVNLLSNAFKFSRTNPSLCILFNDNNFVLQVIDEGIGIPAKDLSTLFQAFFRASNTNGIPGTGLGLVIARQFVQLHSGHFNIESEEKKGTTCTIVLPIELANPTLPGLVTASSSLNERPHNQN; encoded by the coding sequence ATGGAGAAACTTTTAGAATTTTGGTTTGATGCGTCGTTGCAGGGTGTCGCTTTTCTAGAGCCTGTCCGGAATAGCCAGTGCGAAGTAACCGATTTCTGTTATCGGCGAGTCAATACGGCGTTTGCTCACCTGCTTCGGCAAACGAAGGAGGAACTGGTTGGTCATATCGTCAGAAAAGTCTATGAGCCAACTCTGGAAAATGATTTCTTTCATCCGCTGGTAGCCGTTCTGCAAACGGGCGAAGCACAACGGCTGCTAAAACAGTATCGGCTGGATGGAGAAACTGTATGGCATGATGTTACCTTAACCCGTCTGGACGATCTGGTGATGGTTAACGTACAGGATGTGAGCGAACAGAAAAAGTCGGAGTACAACTTACAGCGACATCTGGCCATGGAGTCGATTTTGTCGGCCGTTGCAAGTCGGTTTATAACCCTAAAAACCGAAGAGGTTGATGACTATATTGTTAACGCCCTAGGTCAGGTTAGTGAGTATATCGGTGCCGAGCGAGCGTCGGTATTCATCTATTCAAACGACTACCAGGAAGGACGCTGCCTCCACGAGTGGTGTGCTCCGCGCATAGCTTACAGGAAAAGTAAAATTCAGACCAGACCCCGAGAATGTTTTGACTGGATGCGCCCAACGCTGGAAAAAGGGGAGACCATTCGCCTGCAGGTTGATAAGCTTAGTCCAGAGTCAATCCATGAAAAAGCCTTTTTTGAGTTTATTTCGGTTAATTCAATGATTGCTATACCACTGCTCCAGGAACAGAAAACACAGGGATTTGTTGGATTCTATACAATCAATAAGCCGCAAGCCTGGGATCAAAATGTCGTTTCTCTCTTAGAAACTTTTAGTACGCTGGTTGCTAATGTACTGTATCGCTTAAAACAGGAAGCCGCGATCCAGCGTGCCAATCACCGCCTGGAAGGCTTACATGCCATTGATCAGGCACTGCTTAACCATCGGCTAGCCGATCAATCTCCGCTGTCGATCGCCATGAACTATATGCATTTCATGGTTCCCTGTAACCGGATAACAGTGTCTCAAATTAATAGTGCCACTGGCCAGATTGTAGTTAAGTGCCGGGTATTGGAGGGAAAACTGGATATGAATCCAGAGTTAACCGTGGCATCTCATTCTTTGTATGAGCGGTTCCTCCGAAACCATAAGCCCAATCAACCCATTTATTATCCTGATCTGGAGACAGATTCAACTGGTATACCCGATGAAATAAATCCCTACCTGCGAGGTTCCCGTTCGCTGGTTATCATACCTTTATATCGTCAGGAAGAATGCATTGGCGGTTTTTCCCTATCATCGATTAATCCGCATTTCTTTACAGAGGAATACCAGCAAATTGCTCAGGAATTGGCCGGTCCTTTAGCCGTTGTTTTGTATCAGCAGCAATTGGATGACCAGCTTAAACACTACACCGAACAACTTGAACAGCGGGTAGAGGAACGTACGGGGGAAATCAGACGCCTGTCGACTTTGCACCAGGCAATTTTAAGACATGCCGGGCAGGCTATTATCTCGACAGACATTCATGGGGTAATCCAGACCGCTAACCAGGCCAGTGAAAACCTATTAGGCTACCGGGTCGACGAACTGATTGGGCGAATGGCTTACCTTGAACCCGGATCTCCTAGCAATCCACTACCTACCATTGCGTATCGGTTAGGAGAACAAGCTCTACCCCTTGCTAATATTTTCGCCGATGCGCTGGCTACTCAGGGCTATTTTTATTGCGAATGTGTGGCTATTACTAAAGTCGGGTATCGGGTACCTATCCTGTTAGCCGCCAGTGCCTTACAGGATGGCGATGGGGTCACTATCGGCTATGTAGGAATTTCTACGGATATCTCTGCTCTAAAAACAGCCGAAGTAAAGCTCCAGCGGAAAAATCAGGAGCTGAATACCTTCTTTGAAGGGGCTCTGGATATGCACTGCATCTCGGATAGTGAGGGAAATATTGCGGAGGTTAACCGAGCCTTTCAGGCAACATTGGGATATTCGGCGGCCGAGTTGAAATCGATCCTGTTCTTACACCTGATTCATCCCGATGAGCAGAAGTTTGTCTATAAAAATTTACTGATTGACATTCTCCGGCAACCGGTTCGCAATCAGATTAACCGGATGCGTAGAAAAGATGGTAACTATCGAGTAATTGAGTGGAATGCCATTGGTATTGATAATGTCGTATATGGGTCTGCCCGTGATATTACGGAGCGGCAGGAGAACGAAATACAGTTACGAAGCCTAAATCAGCGACTTAAACTGGCTACTCAGGCGGCTGGTCAGGGGATTTGGGAAATTGATATGGAAAATGATCGGGTAATCTGGGATGATCGGGTATGGGAAATTTTTGGCCTTGCCCCTGGACGACCTTACCTGAGTTATCAGGAGTTTGTGAGCAAGATTCATCCCGATGATCGCCCCCCATTTCTGGAACGTCATAATTTTAAATGGCCGGAGGATACAATTTTGAATGTAACCCGCATTGTGCGGCCAGATGGAGTAGTACGTTATGTTAAAGCGAGTGGTAAAGTAATTCGAAATGAACAGGAGAAGCCTATTCGGCGTATTGGTGTGATCTGGGATGTGACCGAACAGGAACGGGCCGAAGCCGCTCTACGGGAAAGTGAACAGCGATTTCGGGAAATTGCTGAAAATGTTGATGAAGTTTTTTGGATTCATTCGGCCAATCCATTCCGACTACTCTATGTTAACCCAGCTTACGAGCGGGTATGGAATACCAGTTTTGAACGCCTGCATGAAAATCCGTACTCATTCATGGATACCGTACTGAAGGAGGATCTGGCAGCTGTTCGTCATCTTGTTGAGCAGTACAAAGCGGGTGAGGAAGGTCAGCTGTATTTTCGTCTAAAAGAGAAGAATAAGTCCGTGCGCTGGCTATTTGTTCGCACCTTTATTATTCGCGATGAAGCAGGTACAGCCATTCGGCAAATTGGTATTATTAATGATGTTACCAGTCAGAAAGAGAAGGAACTGGTTTTACAGCAGGCACTAGCACGGGAACAGGAATTGAATCAACTCAAGTCGCAGTTTGTCTCTACGGCTTCCCATGAGTTTCGAACCCCGCTCACAACAATTCAATCCAGCGTCGATTTAATTCGGTTGTACCTGGATTTGCCGGTAGCTAAGGCCCAGGTTTCTATTCAAAAGCATCTGGCTGTGATCGAAAAAGAGATCGACCAATTTAGCAACTTGCTTACCGATATTCTGACCATTGGTCGAATTGAAGCGGGGAAAATAAGCTTTAGGCCTAAGCAAGTGGATATTGTTTCGGTTTGCAAAGAAATCATTGCTACTCATTTCAATCAGCGGGGCGATAACCGCACTGTTCAGTTTACAGTAGAAGGAATACCCCGTCAGGTTTTTATTGATGCTAAATTGATTAGCCATGTTATGGTTAACTTGTTGTCGAATGCGTTTAAATTTTCCAGAACCAATCCATCATTATGTATCTTATTCAATGATAATAACTTTGTTTTACAAGTAATTGACGAAGGAATTGGCATACCAGCTAAGGATCTTTCAACGTTATTTCAGGCATTCTTCCGGGCCAGTAACACAAACGGTATTCCAGGAACAGGCTTAGGACTGGTTATTGCGCGGCAATTTGTACAATTACATAGTGGTCATTTTAACATTGAAAGCGAAGAGAAAAAAGGGACTACGTGTACTATTGTCCTGCCGATTGAATTAGCCAATCCAACACTTCCTGGTCTGGTTACTGCTTCTTCCTCACTAAACGAACGTCCTCACAATCAGAACTGA
- a CDS encoding response regulator, whose protein sequence is MSIQLLVIEDVAQIRENLAELLTANGYEVRTAEDGIQGIHEAKEWQPNLIVCDIMMANMDGYQVLETIRANPDIAHIPFIFLTAKADMMDLRQGMGLGADDYLTKPFQVNDLLNAIDSRLKRNQQQQVNLVPSTSHLKTIRGRDDKGHMILSTEECAYFFTHKRGYFVWHPLGTFQLDMSLDTLTTKLDRKQFFRVNRNVILHRKSVQKYSYWDKGKYCLFVSIGGKPQEVILPKARFRSFKEWLAG, encoded by the coding sequence ATGTCAATTCAACTACTGGTCATTGAGGATGTAGCGCAGATACGGGAAAACTTAGCCGAACTGTTAACCGCCAATGGTTATGAAGTAAGGACGGCTGAGGATGGCATACAAGGAATCCATGAGGCTAAAGAATGGCAACCCAATCTGATCGTGTGTGATATTATGATGGCCAATATGGACGGCTACCAGGTTCTGGAAACTATACGAGCCAATCCAGATATCGCTCATATCCCATTTATCTTTTTGACTGCCAAAGCAGATATGATGGATTTGCGGCAAGGAATGGGTTTAGGCGCCGATGATTACCTGACCAAGCCATTTCAGGTAAACGATCTGTTAAATGCGATTGACAGTCGACTCAAAAGGAACCAGCAACAGCAAGTTAATTTGGTTCCCTCTACCAGTCATTTAAAAACCATCCGTGGTCGCGATGATAAAGGGCATATGATCCTATCGACGGAGGAGTGCGCTTACTTCTTCACCCACAAAAGAGGGTATTTTGTGTGGCACCCACTGGGCACCTTTCAACTGGATATGAGTTTGGATACCTTAACGACTAAGCTCGACCGAAAGCAATTTTTTAGGGTTAACCGAAATGTCATTCTGCATCGGAAAAGTGTTCAGAAATATTCCTACTGGGATAAAGGTAAATACTGTTTGTTTGTCAGTATTGGCGGAAAACCTCAGGAGGTCATCTTACCTAAAGCGCGGTTTCGGTCTTTTAAAGAATGGTTGGCTGGTTAG
- a CDS encoding M12 family metallopeptidase — protein sequence MKISYTFSLVCMFATTLLSCSQNQAEKAFQISPVSISTRPEEAFPNQRGVLTTGLLNGEPIRYFLVGDQAVFQSDILLLPDNLKQPSELHTQGTGRVKTSLRWPNKIVYYTIDPALPNQARVTDAMAHWEANTPIRFVPRTTQRGYVLFRVGSGCSSNVGYAGSQQYINLASGCTTGNTIHEIGHTVGLWHEQSRVDRDVYVNIHTGNIQTGYEPDFQTYAQRGMDGFDSGGGLDFGSVMLYGSYDFSKNGLPTMTKKDGSTFIGQRQGLSATDIKTIGYMYP from the coding sequence ATGAAAATTAGCTATACTTTCTCGCTGGTCTGTATGTTTGCCACAACTCTCCTGAGTTGCTCACAAAATCAGGCAGAAAAGGCCTTCCAAATCTCACCAGTGTCCATTTCTACCCGTCCTGAAGAGGCATTTCCTAACCAGCGGGGCGTTCTGACAACTGGTCTCCTTAACGGAGAACCCATCAGATACTTCCTTGTGGGCGATCAGGCTGTCTTCCAGAGCGATATCCTGCTGCTGCCCGATAACCTTAAGCAACCTTCCGAACTCCACACCCAGGGAACCGGACGAGTCAAAACATCACTCCGATGGCCCAACAAAATCGTCTATTACACCATTGACCCGGCACTGCCCAATCAGGCTCGGGTCACCGATGCCATGGCCCACTGGGAAGCCAACACCCCCATTCGCTTTGTTCCCCGTACCACGCAACGCGGCTATGTTTTGTTTCGGGTTGGCTCAGGTTGTTCCTCCAATGTGGGCTATGCCGGGAGTCAGCAGTATATCAACCTGGCCAGTGGCTGCACAACAGGTAATACGATTCATGAGATTGGGCACACGGTGGGGTTGTGGCACGAACAGTCGCGGGTGGATCGGGATGTGTATGTAAACATCCATACGGGCAATATCCAGACCGGTTACGAACCGGATTTTCAGACCTATGCTCAGCGGGGTATGGATGGGTTTGATTCTGGGGGTGGGTTGGATTTTGGGTCGGTCATGCTGTATGGTTCGTATGATTTCTCTAAAAATGGCCTACCTACGATGACCAAAAAAGACGGCTCAACGTTTATAGGTCAACGTCAGGGTTTGTCTGCAACAGATATCAAAACAATCGGATATATGTATCCGTAA
- a CDS encoding LytTR family DNA-binding domain-containing protein has product MFPLTRLQHIFLQLVAIPLAALVASHVVFSQVFPGQAGYQFPWPYFLTVVTVMFSCWEVNMLIFRWLDTRLPFRQNPVRRLSAQVLLGGVCTLLTFAIVFPLAQRVYMNHWPPVHTLLKGLTVCITLATIVNGGYSGLYLLRAFFAERQKRADHLTDDFSLAAASRSTLPLSTPLVAVELSTGQVWLPVDQIAYFYSTGGLVLLVKADGQQVATRYSSFSRLQESLDSLYFFQLSRQFIVGLGAVRSVQDDVNRKLVVTLAPALHKQQASQEVIVSRYRSLELKKWLQASSVH; this is encoded by the coding sequence ATGTTTCCTCTTACACGCCTACAGCACATTTTCCTACAGTTGGTCGCTATTCCTCTGGCGGCTCTGGTGGCCTCGCATGTTGTGTTTAGTCAGGTGTTTCCAGGGCAAGCGGGCTATCAGTTTCCCTGGCCGTATTTTCTGACGGTTGTTACCGTCATGTTTTCCTGTTGGGAAGTCAATATGCTCATTTTTCGGTGGCTGGATACGCGCCTACCCTTCCGGCAGAATCCGGTTCGAAGGTTAAGTGCTCAGGTGCTATTAGGCGGTGTTTGTACACTATTGACATTCGCAATCGTTTTTCCTCTGGCCCAGCGAGTCTATATGAATCACTGGCCTCCTGTGCATACGCTCCTCAAAGGTCTTACCGTTTGTATCACACTGGCTACTATAGTCAACGGAGGGTATTCGGGACTTTATCTGCTACGCGCTTTTTTTGCGGAACGCCAGAAGCGTGCCGATCACTTGACTGATGATTTCTCACTAGCCGCTGCAAGCCGTTCTACACTACCTTTATCAACGCCACTTGTTGCAGTTGAACTTAGTACAGGACAAGTTTGGCTACCCGTAGACCAGATTGCTTATTTCTACTCGACGGGTGGTTTGGTTTTATTAGTTAAAGCCGATGGACAGCAGGTAGCAACTCGCTATTCTTCGTTTTCCCGACTGCAGGAAAGCCTGGACAGTCTGTATTTTTTTCAACTCAGTCGCCAGTTTATTGTAGGCCTGGGCGCTGTACGGTCTGTTCAGGATGATGTAAATCGTAAACTTGTGGTTACGCTCGCCCCCGCCCTCCACAAGCAACAGGCGAGTCAGGAGGTAATTGTCAGTCGGTACCGAAGTCTTGAACTCAAAAAATGGCTCCAGGCCTCGTCGGTACACTGA
- the treZ gene encoding malto-oligosyltrehalose trehalohydrolase: MNQALINRRTLGVTFTADTTCVRVWAPLAQSVDLRFCNRDVTVPLQNDGNYWQAAINQLQPGDTYKFVLNGTMERPDPASLAQPEGVHGPSQAVDLAKFAWTDANWQNLPLEDYLIYELHTGTFTPEGTFAGIESRLDYLLELGINTVEIMPVAQFPGTRNWGYDGVCPYAVQYSYGGAAGLQQLVDICHRKGLAVVLDVVYNHMGPEGNYFADFGPYFTTRYQTPWGNALNFDGDYSDSVRRYFVENVLMWFRDFHIDALRIDAAHAIHDARETHLLREIKQYVDELMQQTGQIHYLIVESDQNETRFIQSLADMGYGMDAQWNDEFHHALRVAAGGERKGYYADYNGIQHLAKSYKDAYVYDGTYMPRRARIVGKSTAGHAGRQFVVFSQNHDHIGNRMLGERPSQLVSFDMQKLMAGAVISSPYLPMLFMGEEWGELNPFLYFVSHSDPALIDAVREGRKREFAAFQASVAEGSGLGVEAPVVEATDAQDERTFERSKLQWARLTKEPHQTLFRYYQTLLALRKHSSLRHPNRESVAVVADEIRQTLTLFRQHKQPSTGQTAEPETVVCLMNFSKEPRSLLLAASTKPWQKLLDSADPKWRGPLSAPQLVAGNESVVVQPESILIYTNQSNLK; encoded by the coding sequence ATGAATCAAGCACTTATTAACCGCCGGACACTGGGCGTTACGTTTACTGCCGATACTACATGCGTGCGCGTATGGGCACCACTGGCCCAATCCGTCGATCTTCGTTTTTGTAACCGGGACGTAACGGTACCGCTTCAAAATGATGGAAATTACTGGCAGGCAGCCATCAATCAACTTCAGCCCGGCGATACCTACAAGTTTGTTCTGAACGGGACAATGGAACGGCCAGACCCGGCATCGCTGGCTCAACCGGAAGGGGTACATGGTCCATCGCAGGCAGTTGATCTGGCAAAATTTGCCTGGACGGATGCCAATTGGCAAAATCTACCGCTTGAGGACTATCTAATTTATGAGCTTCATACGGGAACATTCACGCCTGAAGGTACTTTTGCCGGTATCGAAAGTCGGTTGGATTACCTGTTGGAGCTGGGCATAAACACCGTTGAAATTATGCCGGTGGCCCAATTCCCCGGTACGCGCAATTGGGGTTACGATGGTGTTTGCCCCTACGCCGTGCAGTACTCGTATGGGGGCGCGGCAGGTCTCCAGCAACTAGTCGATATCTGCCACCGGAAAGGGCTGGCCGTGGTGCTCGATGTTGTCTATAACCACATGGGCCCGGAGGGGAATTATTTTGCTGATTTCGGCCCGTATTTTACAACACGCTACCAGACGCCCTGGGGCAATGCGCTTAACTTCGATGGCGACTACAGCGATAGTGTCCGACGCTATTTTGTCGAAAATGTGTTGATGTGGTTCCGGGATTTCCATATCGATGCGCTACGGATTGATGCCGCTCATGCAATTCACGATGCGCGGGAAACCCACCTGTTGCGGGAGATCAAGCAGTATGTCGATGAACTGATGCAGCAGACCGGACAGATACACTACCTGATTGTGGAGTCTGATCAAAACGAAACGCGCTTTATTCAGTCGCTGGCCGATATGGGTTACGGTATGGATGCTCAGTGGAACGATGAGTTTCATCATGCGCTTCGGGTAGCGGCCGGTGGCGAACGAAAAGGCTATTACGCCGACTATAATGGGATTCAGCACCTGGCCAAATCCTATAAGGATGCGTATGTGTACGATGGCACCTACATGCCCCGTCGCGCCCGGATTGTTGGGAAATCAACGGCAGGCCATGCCGGACGACAGTTTGTGGTGTTCTCCCAGAATCACGATCATATTGGCAATCGAATGCTGGGCGAGCGACCCAGTCAGTTGGTGAGCTTTGATATGCAGAAACTAATGGCTGGTGCTGTGATCAGTAGTCCCTATTTGCCCATGTTGTTTATGGGCGAAGAATGGGGTGAACTGAATCCGTTTCTGTACTTCGTTAGCCATTCTGACCCTGCTTTGATTGACGCTGTTCGGGAAGGGCGTAAACGGGAATTTGCCGCTTTTCAGGCATCTGTTGCCGAGGGAAGCGGGCTTGGCGTAGAGGCACCTGTTGTAGAAGCAACCGATGCACAGGATGAGCGGACGTTCGAGCGGTCGAAACTCCAATGGGCGCGCCTGACAAAGGAGCCGCACCAGACGCTCTTTCGATATTACCAGACGTTGCTGGCATTACGTAAGCATTCGTCCTTACGGCACCCAAACCGCGAATCGGTGGCCGTTGTTGCTGATGAAATCCGGCAAACGCTCACCCTGTTCCGGCAACATAAACAGCCCTCAACGGGCCAGACAGCCGAGCCAGAGACAGTGGTTTGCCTGATGAATTTCTCGAAAGAGCCCCGATCACTTTTGCTGGCTGCTAGTACGAAACCCTGGCAGAAGCTTCTGGATTCGGCCGATCCGAAATGGCGAGGCCCCTTATCGGCTCCGCAGTTAGTAGCTGGCAATGAATCTGTTGTGGTTCAACCCGAGTCTATTCTGATTTATACGAATCAATCAAACCTCAAGTAA